GCACCCCGGCCATGGACGCACTGGCCACCATGGCCAGGGTCGCGGTATAGGGCATCAGCTTGAACAGACCGCTGAGCTTGCGGATATCCCGCGTGCCGCTTTCGTGGTCGATGATGCCGGCGGCCATGAACAGCGAGGCCTTGAAGGTCGCATGGTTCAGGATGTGGAACACCGCAGCCACGGCTGCCAGCGGGCTGTTAAGGCCCAGCAGCAGGGTAATCAGCCCCAGGTGGCTGATGGTGGAGTAGGCCAGCAGACCTTTGAGGTCGTTCTGGAACATCGCGCAATAAGCGCCCAGCACCAGGGTGCAGGCCCCCGCGCCGCTGACAATCCAGAACCATTCCTCACTGCCCGAAAGCGAAGGCCAGAGGCGGGCAAGCAGAAAAACACCGGCCTTGACCATGGTCGCCGAGTGCAAATAAGCCGATACGGGGGTGGGCGCCGCCATTGCGTGGGGCAACCAGAAGTGAAACGGGAATTGCGCACTTTTGCTCAAGGCGCCGATCAGGATGAGCGGGAGCAGAATCGGATACAGGCTGTGGGCGCGAATCTTGTCGCCGGCAGCCAGCACTGCATCCAGATCATAGCTGCCGACGACATGGCCGAGCAGCATGACCCCCGCCAGCAGGCACAGTCCCCCGGCGCCCGTGACCATCAGCGCCATATAAGCGCCGCGTCGGGCGTCCGAGCGGTGGTGCCAGTAACCAATCAGCAAGAATGAAAAGAGACTGGTGAGCTCCCAGAAAAATACGATCTGAATCAGATTGCCCGACAGCACCAGGCCGAGCATGGCCCCCATAAACGCCAGGAAAAAGGCGAAGAAACGCGGCACCGGGTCTTCGGGTGACATGTAATAACGGGCGTACAGTGACACCAGCGTGCCGATGCCCAGCACCAGAATCGAAAACAGCCAGGCGAACCCGTCCAGGCGCAGGACAAAGTTCAAGCCGAGACTGGGCAGCCACATGAACTCTTCACGAATCACCCCACCATGGGCGATTTGCGGATAGAGCAGGGCTACTTGAACTGTACCGATCAATGCAATCAGACCGGCCAGCAATGATTCACTGTTACGGGCGTTGTGCGGCAAAACAGCCGCCAGACAGCTGCCGACAAAGGGCAGAAGCAGTAGAACTATCAGGGACATAGGCTTCTAATCTGCAGGAGTTTGTAAGCGATCATACGTGGCGAGTTGCGGATCACCAACAGCGAACCTGTGGCTGAATCCTACAAAGTCTGTCGATAACCGGTAAAGGTTTCCTTCAGTTCTTCGCTCGTATCACCGCTTGCGAGTAAGACTATTCGTATTGCTTTTCAGTTTTTCGGCGTTAATCGCAGGCTTGATCCCCTTGTTTTTCTTGGGGGTCGTCGAGCTTTTTGCCTTTGATTTTTAACTCACTCACGATCACCGCCGCAACAATCAATACCGCGCCCAGCAGTGCAATACCGGGCAGACGCTCACCGGCCAGGCGCCCTGCGATACCGGCCCATACCGGCTCACCTGCATAAATAAGCGTGGCGCGGGTGGGTGAAACGCTTTTCTGGGCCCAGTTCATGGCCACCTGAATCACGGCGCTCGCGGCACCCAGGCCTACCGCACTGGCTAACAATAGCCATGAAAAGTCAGGTATGGCTTCTTGTGTGGGCACAATCATCAAAAACGCGAGAATAGAAGCCGTACTCAACTGCACCACAGTGACCCGTCGAACATCGACTTTGCCGGCGTAGGCACTGATCAAAATGATTTCAGCCGCTATGGCAATGGCACTGATCAGCGTGGCGATTTCGCCGGGGCTGAAATCCAGAGACGCGCCGCCAGGGCCGGACAACAGCATCAGCCCGGCAAAGGCCAGCATGATCCCCAGACTCGGCATCAGCCCGGGCCGGCGCCCCAGCACCAGCCATTGCAGCAGCGGTACAAAAGGCACGTAGAGCGCTGTAATAAAGGCCGACTGGCTGCTGGGGATGGTCTGCAGCCCAATGGTTTGCAAGCCATAGCCGAGCATGATCGACACCCCGATAAACATCCCGGCCTTAAGCTCGAACAGAGTAATGCCGCGTAGGCTGCGCATTGAAAACAGGGAGACGATGATTGCCGCCGCGGCAAAGCGCAGCCCCACAAAAAACATCGGCCCGCTGGCCGTCAGCGCGTTCTGCACCAACAAGAAGGTGATGCCCCACACCATGGTGATCAGGATCAGCACGCATTCCGCTTTGCTGAAACGGGAAGTCAAAGACATCAGGCTGAAAGATTTCAATGGCGTCGCAACCTTGCGTGTTACAGGAAGGGAGACGCACAATGCGTCAAAGCTGGGCAGTATACTGCGCAGCCCCACAAGGTGAGCAATATAGTGCCCAAAGAAAATTCACAACGTGCGTCCGTTTTACAACATGTGAGCCAGAACGTGCGCCGCCTCAGGTTGTTGGCGCACCTGAGCCAGAGCGCCTTGGCAGAACTGTCGGGCGTGAGTCGGCGGATGCTGGTTGCTATAGAGGCGGGCGAAAAAAACGTCAGCCTGAGCACCCTTGACCGGGTGGCGGAGGCATTGAATGTAGCGTTCAGCGACTTGATCCAGGCGCCGGGTTCCCCTGACCCGAGCCGCATCAACGAAGTGGCCTGGACGGGCACCAAGGCGGGCAGCAAAGCAGTGCTACTGTCCAAAGCCACCGCAACCCGCGAAGTCGAGCTCTGGGAATGGACGTTGGAGCCGGGAGAGCAATACCACTCCCAGGCAGATGCCGAGGGCTGGAGCGAACAGCTGTATGTGATCGAAGGCTGCCTGACCCTGCTGATAGACGACCAGGCGCTGCGTTTTAGCGCGGGGGAGTTTTACATGTACGCCAGCAACAGACCCCACGCCTACCGCAATGAGGGCGAAGGAATACTGCGGTTTGTGCGCAATGTGGTGATCTGAAAAAGGGGGGCAGGAGAATAACTAAAAATTATTAGAATTCAGGGGGTTGCCAGCTTCCACCTTCTAGTACATAATGCGCGCCATCAGCCCGGGGGCAACTACCTGAAGCGCTGAAGAATCAAATAGTTGTAGCGATAAGTCGCAGTAACAAACTCTTGTTTTTGATGTTTCTCAAGAAACCTCAAGCACAATTGGCCGAATAGCAAAATGGTTATGCAGCGGATTGCAAATCCGCCCACGCCGGTTCGATTCCGGCTTCGGCCTCCACATTCGAAAGCCCCGTAGATCAAGGTCTACGGGGTTTTTTATTGGGCGCAGGAAAGTGAAGTGTTCCATTACTTTGGGCATGGTGTTCCATAACTAATTCACTTTGTGGGCTTGGCGATGGCTCCGATACGCCGGTAAACCCGTTCCGTAATCCCTTCTTTTGAGTGCCCAAGAAGCGCGCTCGCCTCTGAAATGTCTGCGATTTCTGACGCGGCCTTTGGCCTGATATCACGAAATTGAAATTGCATGATCCGCTTTGCCTCCTCCTCAGATCCCGATGCTCTTGCCCTGTCAGCGGCAAGCAGGCGGGTGGCGTCCCAACGATTGCGCATCATTTGCCAGGACACCCGCACACCGCTTTTGCTGAGAATGAAGTAAGGCGAGGTGTGAGCAGCATTGCGCTGCATGATTTGGTCAAGCAACAGCCCTAGACTGCTGCGGCCGATACTGGTGTTCAAGTGAATGCGCAGGCGCTTGCCGGTCTTGCCTTGTCGTACCAGCAGAAAATCCCCCGCCATGTCGTCGCGGCGCATCGCCAAAACATCTGCCGGGCGTTGCCCTGTCAGATAGGCTAAGTCCATTGCGTCCCGAACTTCTTGTGGTGCGCAGCCATATACGGCTGCCCATACTTCGTCATTGGCGTAATAGTCCCTGGGCTTCTCTTTGTTCTTGCGAACACCGAGGCACGGATTCTCCTGTCGAGTTAACCCCCACTCCCTGGCAATGTTGAATACATGCGAGAGCAAGGCGAGCTCTCTATTAGCTCGCGTCTTGGCTGATCGGGCATCGCGGTATTGGGCGACCATAGACGGCGATATTGCATCAATGGGCGCGTCATCAAATACCGCTCTCAGCTGGCGAAGTTCGGCAGCATTGTCTTTTTGCGTCCTCGGGGCCTTTTTTGGAATGATGTCTCTGGCGTATCGATCAAATATCCCTCTCATTACAAGCAGGTCTAAAGGTTTTTCTTTCGACTCCAGTTCGGCCCACTTCATACGGGCCTGGTTAATATCCTTGCCCAGCGGAATGTCATGGCCCGTTGCATCGCGGTAATAGTAAGCCGTCCACACTTTCCCGTTTTTACGTAGGCGCGTGCGCTGATACATCCTTGGCGGTAGGTGTTGGTTTTCGGTTTTGCGAGGGCGCATTTCAACTTACTCGAGAAAAGTCAGGGGTCCAGGTAGGGGCTGGTGGTGGGGGTTGGGCTGCGAGTGTTGGCGAAATTATTCCGAGCTTCATGCGGGCGAACATACGGCCAACGAGAGGGCGACCACCGCGACTTTCGATAAAGACCCAGTTGCGAGCCTTGAGCCATTGGCGCTGATAGCCACGGTGTTTGTAGCCGGTAAGGTCGGCCAGCTCTTCCTCGGAGAGGATTTCAGTTTCCATTGGCGTGTCTCCATGCCGCCGCGCTGGGCGGCAGAAGGTTGATGGGATCAGAGAGTCAGTACATGGCCGAATGGCACGCGGAACCCTGAAGCGTTGCGGTGGCCACCGCCTCCGTACTGGTTGGCAATTTCCGAAACATCCATTCCTTCATCAGTGCTGCGCAGGCTGAACACTCGTCCGGTCGGCGTATCCCAATAGCAGGCTGCAAAGGGTTCGCCCTGGGCCATTAAGTGGCCGGCATCGCTGGTCAGTGTGTAAGGTAGGGATGCGACAGGTACGTCGAAACCTCCGATCAGCATCCTTCGCTTTGTCACGCCAACTAACTCTGCTAAATCCTTGTGATGCTTGCGCTCAATTGCGGCCCCATCGGATACCAGGGTGAGTACATCAGCGGCCATAAGTTGGTCCCATACTTCAAAGTCGTAGGGGTAGCTGAACAGGTTGGCTTGGATCTCCCGCGTTCCTTCAAGCTTGAACAGCCAAAGGTCGCGATCTTCGATGTGCCGCAGTAACTGAGGGGGCTCTTGGCCTGGGAAGTAGTGATCCCACGCGAGCATTGCCCCGCTTCTGTTCATATCGAAACAGCAGGCGATCGATGGGCCGTTTTGTGAGTTGGCCATGTCGTGCGCTGTTTTCCATCCGAGTAGTGGGGTCCCGTCATCGCGGCGGGTATCTTCTTCAATGCCTGCGTGGAATGGCTCAAAGCGCCCCAAATCTTCGGCCGCGCTCTTGTGATGGTCGAGCACGATTATGCTTTTCGCTCTCCACGCGAGCTCCGCCAGTACGTCGTACTTGTAGCTGAAGTCGACGAGAACAACGTCTTTTCCAGTTACATCCGGTGGCTCTTGGCCGTAGACACCAGGTACAAACTCGACATTAGCCCCAAGGGCTTTGCGAACTACCCATGCTGCACCGAAGCCATCGGCGCAGTTGCCGTGGTAGATGCACATGGTTTTCGATTTGTTTTCAGGCATGACTTCGTCCTTGCCGCTATAGCGGCTGACTTTGAAGGGGGGGTGATTAGGAAGCGGCTTTCAATGCTTCGATGATTCGCTGTCCAGCCAGCGGCGGTACCGCGTTGCCGGCCATGTGCATTGTCAGTCGGTGGTTGTCCGGGCGCAGGGTGTCTGCCGGGAAGGACTGTGCGGCCAGGGCCTCGCCGGCGCTGAGCATCCGCATGCGGTCACCGTCGACCAGGGCCCATCGGTCCAGCGTGGTAATGGTGCCGATCGGGCGGTTGATGTCGCGCCCGGTCAGGCCTGAGCCCTTGCCGTAATAGGGCATGATGAACCGCTCGCCGAAGCTTTGGCGGCCATTGCGCACTCGATCCAGAGTGGCCTGGGCTCGGCCCGGCTTCTCGATTGGTGACCAGCGGCCGGCGTCAAAGTTGAGGAAGCTGGCTGCTGGCACATGCTGACGCCGGTGCAGCTCGAGCATCAGCGGCGCCTTGCTGCGGGTCAGGACCAAGAACAGTCGGACTCGATGCTGTGGCACACCTAAGTCGGCGCAGTCCACGACGTGCGGTGCTACCTGGTAACCCAGCGCCTGCACTGCCGCGACCCAAGCCGGGTACAGTGCCCAGTCGGTGAACTCCTCGACGTTCTCCACCAGTCCAGCTTCAGGCCGATGAAACTCCAGCGCCGACACCACCGCCCAGGCAGTCGAGCGTGATGAGTCGTGCTGCGGGTTGCCGGACTTCTTGCCGCGGGCTTTCGAGTGCCCCTGGCAGCATGGGGAAGCCAGCAGCAGGTCGTGCGGCGGGACCTTCTCCCATTGCGCCTGGTGCAAGTCCTGGCAGACGTGCTGTGTTTCCGGGTGGTTGGCGCTATGCCACTCAACCGCAACCGGCCAATGGTTAGCGGCCCAGAGGACATCTACACCCGCATTGCGGGCGCCGGTAGACCATCCGCCGAGTCCGGCGAACAAATCGATTGCTGTAGTCATGAGGTCACCGCGCCCAGTATATTTGGGGGAACTTTCAGGAGTGGGATTTATGATCGGGAATTGCTGCCAAGAAGCTATGGAAGAGGTGGAAGCAACAGGCACCTCTGAGAAATTTCAGAAGGGAGAAACTGTCGAAGACCGTGGTCGGTTAGTCACTCCATTCAAATGCACGGAGTGCGGTGATCGCTGGCAGCGACAGGTCGATACTCGCGCTCCGGACAAATGTAATTGGCATCCAGTGGGCCGGTAGGGCGTGGTTAAAGCGCCATCTCGAACTGGGTTTTCCGGTGCCAGATTGGTTAACTATTGTGCGCTTCTATGCGGTCGTCGATCACGCAGGCGACTGCGCGCTTGAGTTGGTCGGTGAGCTGGGTCGGAAGACTGCGCAGCGTCAGGGTGCCCCCGGCTTCGTCGAATTCGATTTTCGAGCCCAGCAGGTGCTGCTCGAAGCTGATCGATAAGCCATCGATGCGGCCGGTGAAGCGCCGGAATTTGTTGAGGGTCTTTTTGTCCGCGGGGATGGTGGCAGACAGGCCGTAGTCCTTGCCCCGGATAAAGTCGGCGAACATCTTCGGCTGGTCCTCATCGATCAGTTCCGACAGCTCGTCGAGGGTGATCGGCTCGCCAATCTTGGCCTGGGCCATTGAGTAGCTGACCAGCGCCTGAGTCTTCTCGCGGGCGCTGTCTTCGTGCAGGTCCTCAGCTGTGACAAAGTCGCTGAACGCCTTGAGCAGAGTGCGCGTTTCTCCCGGCCCGTCGACGCCTTCCTGGCAGCCAATGAAGTCGCGGAAGTAGTCGGTTGCTTTGCGGCCCTTCGAGCCTTTCAGGTATGAAACGTATTGCCGCGACTTAGGGTTGCTGCGCCATTCCGAGATATTGATCCGTGCTGCCAGGTTGATGTTGCCAAAGTCCAGATGCTTGGAAGGCGTGTCACTAAGGTCAGCACCCACCGTGATCCCCTCGCTGTGCTGGAGCAGTGCAATAACCAGGTAATCGGTCATGCCTTGCTGGTAGTGCGCGAACAAGACGTGGCCACCAACGGAAAGATTCGACTCCTCCATCAGCTTGGTCAGGTGCTCAACGGCGACGCGGCTGAATTCGATAAAGTCGCCGCCGTCGACATAGGCCCGCAGCCAGCCGCTGAATGGGTAGGCACCTGATTCAGCGTGAAACAAGCCCCAACCCTTGCCAGTCTTTGCGTTGTAGGCTTCGTTCAGATCGTGGAGCAGGTTCTCAGTGACCTGTGATTCGGCCAGTTCTGTGCCGCTGACGTGCAAAACTGCGGGGGAGCCATCTGGCTTCTTGTCGATCTTATGGATGATGCTGTGACGGATAGGCATGGGCTTACCTCGGAATAGCGCCGCCCTCCGTGACCGGATGCAGCGAGGTTATTTATCGTTAGTGACGTGCAGGCGTGACAATCAATGAAGGCGGATAAACTCCGCTAATTGATGATCGGTCATGCGGTCGGCGCCGCGAATGAAGCGCGATATCAGGTCCTGCTCTTCATCAATCCCGGTGCGCGCCATGGTACGTTTCAGCGCGGCGTCATCGTTGTGATAGAGGGCCGTGACAATCTTGCGTGACAACAGGAGCGCTTCTTTTTCCTTTGCGCTCAATTTGTCCCGCACGCGCTGTTCGCGCTTGCGCTCGGTTGCAGATTTGGCCATGGCCTTTCTCTTCAAGTCCGTATGGGGGCAGTGGGAGTAGAGGGTGATGTGTAGTGGCAAGTTGCTATAGCTTTGTGATCAACTAAACGGTCTGAACTACTACTCAAAGGATTCACATGAAACTGAAAATCACCGCCCTGTGCCTGCTCGCTGTGTTGGGTGGCTGCACAACCGCCGGTCCATACGTCACGAACATCTCTAGCGATGGTCGCAATGGCCTGAACATTGAGCGGTGCGCTGTGAAGCTGAACGCATTTATGGGAACCGTTAGCACTACAGAATGCACAAGCCAGAACCTGCAGCTCAGCCGTAACAACTAATGGCGCGACCTCTGCCCGGAGTGCTGACTTTTCAACTGTGAGCGCGCTGGGCGGCAGATGGTGTTGAGTTTTTCGAAGGCTGCGCCTTACTGAGGCGTTGATGCGTCTCACAGATGGCTCCCGAAGAAGACGAAAACGGCCAGTATTGCGCCGATGCGTAAAGCCCAATTTCGCAGGTGTTGCCCGAATTGCTTGATGTTGAACTGCGCGGCTTTGGCTTCCAGTTCCCGGGCATGGCTGGTGGCGTTGTTGTGACCGAAGCGCTCGGCTACGACCACCCCAGTAGCCCGGTTGATCAGCGAGAAGGTGTTATTGCCGCTTGGGCGCACAATGATCAGCGGAGCCAGTGGCGGCGGCATTACGCCGGGCTTTTGGTAAAACTCGGCAGTGGCCTGGCGTGTGCGTTCGCGCAACCCTTCAAGAATTGCGCAGCGCTTGGCGAAAGATGTATGCATGGTCGATCCTCGAAAGGGTTACGGTTATTCGTCAGCACTCAGGCGCTGCGCTGTTTGCCGATGGGCGCGCAATGGAGTGCTGACGAATAAACGCAGGTATTAAAAAGCCCAGTCGAAACCGGGCCGTGTTGCACTCTTAAAACACCACCGTATGTAAGAGCCTGGCTGTGCGGGCGTGCCCGTCTTTGATTACTTGTGCATGGCTAAATCCTCCGTTTTGATCGTCAGCAGGGCGGGGTGATACAGGTGTCCAGCGTCTGCTGGGTTGGCGTCCGCATCGGTCTGTACTCAAGCGGGGTAATGCCCAAGATCAGACCGATGCGTCCTGGTGCTGGGGAGTACCAGGGGCTCGGGCAGTTAGCGACAGGCTGTCGTGGCGCTGGTTGATTCGGGTTATACGGTCAGCTCAAGTGCGTCGGCGCGGCGCACCAGGCGCATTTCGGCGAAGCGACGTTCTGAGGGGCGACGGTCGCGGCGCGACATTTCGCTGTCTGTAGCGGCGTGCAAGGCGATCAGCCCGGCCAGTAGCAAGCAGAGTGGGCTGATGATCTGTCGACGCATTGCTTCGGCGACCATTGCGCCCTGACGGTGAACGCCAAGCTTGTACATGGCACAGGCCAGTCGCTTGACCACGGTGCCCGGCGCAATGTCGAACGCTCTGGCGATCTCTTTGGCGGTCAGTCCCTGGGCAACTGACAGCACGAATTGCAGTTCCCGCGGCGCAAGGCCTCGGCCGAGGTGGCCTTTCCATGCACCGTCTACGATTGTCGATTCCATGATGTTTACTCGGTTGTTTTCCCGATGCACCCGGCAAGCCAGGTGCAGCAGTGAAAGTGTCCGTTAGCAAGCCTGAGCGCCGAATGTCGGTGGCCTAAGCGATGCCTTGTTGCGTGCTGTTCCCTGAACTCAAACGCCGTATGGCGTCAGGGCTTGTCTGTAGGTTGTTAAAGAGCGTTCCGGTTACCCGAGCCCTGTTGGGGCCTGTCGAGCCAGTGTGGCTACTCGACGAGGCAAAGATAAGCCAATGCCTATTTTGTGTAAATAGGCATTAGCTAATTATTTTCCTGTGGACGTGAAAAAGCCCGCGTTGGCGGGCTTCAGTTTGTTGCTGGAAACAGGTGCTCGGTTGGCTGGTTTAGCCAGCCAGGCGGGGTTCAGCCGTACAGTTTGGCTGTCGACTTCAAGGCATCGGTATGCAGAAAAATATCGTCCAGGGTTTCTATCGGGTGCCGAGTTTCTTTTTTGTCAGCATCGAACAGGCCGAGGTATTTTTGCGCACGGTTGAAGTGGAGGCGGGCGATGGGCTTTCTGTTGTTGTCATCAAGAAGAATGCCGAAATAGCTCTGGGTGTCACGAGCAACGATGCGTTTGGCATCAACCTCGGTACGCACAATCGCTTTGACGATGTTGTAGCCTTCAGTTTCTTCTTCAGTCGTAACAATCAGATCCTTCTCTTCGTCTGCCGGGAGTTCAACCTCTGGTGTAAGAGAGGGCGTCACGGGCTGACTTGAAAACACCGGCTGAGTATTACCGCTGATAGCGGACTTGAGGCGTTCGTTAATTTGGTCACCGAGAAACTGCACTGTAGCCTTTCTGGTCAGGTGGCCGAACTGTTCGCGGACTTTTTGGGTAATGACGCCATCGTAAATTCGAGAAGCGAAAAGCCTTACGAAATCATCGTCAGGCTCATTGAATTGAGCAGCCAGGATACGTTTGATTTGGCCGACATATTTGAGCTCGCCTGCGGCGCTGATGATGGAGTCCACATCAAACGCCGATTTGGTCAGTTTTTGCAGCTCAGGGATGGCGTGTTCGTCGATATTCAGGAGGTCGAGTTCTAGAAAGGGCTTCTCGTCCATTTTGTTCGGGGCGTCCAGGTCGGTGAAGAACTTGTAGACCTGGCCGTTTGTAAGAATGGAAATGCGTGCGCTTGTGACATGGAAGTAGCGGAAGAGCTGGCCGGCATGGTTGATGTTCAACGGCTCGCCGATTTTCTTGCTTTCAATGAGGATCTGAATGGCACCATCTTTCAGGATGGCGTAATCAACCTTTTCGCCTTTTTTCGTGCCGATATCGGAGGTGAACTCAGGCACTACTTCAAGCGGGTTGAAAACGTCATAACCCAGAATTGACTGGATAAAGGGCATGATAAAAGCATTTTTAGTTGCTTCTTCGGTTTGAATGGCTGCGCTCTGTTGTCGAATTTTTGCCGCTAATCCTGCGAGCTTTTCTTCAAATTCCATGATTCCCTCCACAGGGAAAAATTTTCTACAGTTTGCGAGCATTCCATGCGAGAAGAACCCTTGCCTGGATATGGACGCGTTCGAGTTGTGCGCCTTCAATCACAATTGCCGGATAAATCGGGTTGTCAGAAATCATTCTCAGCGAGCCGCCGGTCATTCGCTGCAGCCGCTTGATGAACAGGTCGCCATCCAGGGTGAAGACGTAAATCGCGTCCGTCCGAATCTCAGTGATGCCGCGATCAACGAGCAAAGAGTCACCATTACGGAAGGTGCCATCCATGCTATCGCCGTCACCATCAATGATGGCGAGGTTCTCTAGTCTGGAGTAATTGAGGCCTTGGCTTTTGAGCCAGTCAACGTGAACAGTTATATCCCGTATGACTTCGGTGTTGTGTTCGGGAGGACTTCTGCCTGGCCCCATAGATGCCGTTACATCAAGGTGGGGGATGGTGAAGAAGTTAATGTCTGCGCTCTTTCTGCGAAAGTTAATGGCAAACACGTTGCTCTCCTGATCAACATCAGTTGCTTGCACAACAGGACTCGATACAGATAGAAAATCGGACACGCGATCGCTAAGACCCCAGTGCGAGGGCTTAGCCACATCCGAGAAATAGTCCATCAGCTCCATGAGCTTGGCTTTGTCTATTCGCCCAGTCTTCACCCAACCCTGGACAGACGGAGGCGCCACGCCGAAATCTTCGGCGAGCTTCTTTTTTGAAACACCTTTGGCGAGTCGAGCTTGCTCGATGGCTGCGCCTAATTCTTTACCTGTAAGCATTGCCTAATTAAGCCTATCCGCAGGTTGAGTAGGCAATAGCTTGTCCGTGATTAGCTAATGCCTTATATTTGCCCGGCGATCTAACGGAGAACATCCATGACACCAGCACAAGCAGCTCGGGAGGCGGCCCGCATCGTAGGGAGCCAGACCGATCTGGCAAAGCGCCTTACCGTCTCAGCCCCGACTGTCAGTCAGTGGTGCTCTGG
This genomic stretch from Pseudomonas deceptionensis harbors:
- a CDS encoding DMT family transporter, with amino-acid sequence MSLTSRFSKAECVLILITMVWGITFLLVQNALTASGPMFFVGLRFAAAAIIVSLFSMRSLRGITLFELKAGMFIGVSIMLGYGLQTIGLQTIPSSQSAFITALYVPFVPLLQWLVLGRRPGLMPSLGIMLAFAGLMLLSGPGGASLDFSPGEIATLISAIAIAAEIILISAYAGKVDVRRVTVVQLSTASILAFLMIVPTQEAIPDFSWLLLASAVGLGAASAVIQVAMNWAQKSVSPTRATLIYAGEPVWAGIAGRLAGERLPGIALLGAVLIVAAVIVSELKIKGKKLDDPQEKQGDQACD
- a CDS encoding tyrosine-type recombinase/integrase, whose translation is MRPRKTENQHLPPRMYQRTRLRKNGKVWTAYYYRDATGHDIPLGKDINQARMKWAELESKEKPLDLLVMRGIFDRYARDIIPKKAPRTQKDNAAELRQLRAVFDDAPIDAISPSMVAQYRDARSAKTRANRELALLSHVFNIAREWGLTRQENPCLGVRKNKEKPRDYYANDEVWAAVYGCAPQEVRDAMDLAYLTGQRPADVLAMRRDDMAGDFLLVRQGKTGKRLRIHLNTSIGRSSLGLLLDQIMQRNAAHTSPYFILSKSGVRVSWQMMRNRWDATRLLAADRARASGSEEEAKRIMQFQFRDIRPKAASEIADISEASALLGHSKEGITERVYRRIGAIAKPTK
- a CDS encoding S24 family peptidase, whose protein sequence is MLTGKELGAAIEQARLAKGVSKKKLAEDFGVAPPSVQGWVKTGRIDKAKLMELMDYFSDVAKPSHWGLSDRVSDFLSVSSPVVQATDVDQESNVFAINFRRKSADINFFTIPHLDVTASMGPGRSPPEHNTEVIRDITVHVDWLKSQGLNYSRLENLAIIDGDGDSMDGTFRNGDSLLVDRGITEIRTDAIYVFTLDGDLFIKRLQRMTGGSLRMISDNPIYPAIVIEGAQLERVHIQARVLLAWNARKL
- the yejK gene encoding nucleoid-associated protein YejK, which encodes MPIRHSIIHKIDKKPDGSPAVLHVSGTELAESQVTENLLHDLNEAYNAKTGKGWGLFHAESGAYPFSGWLRAYVDGGDFIEFSRVAVEHLTKLMEESNLSVGGHVLFAHYQQGMTDYLVIALLQHSEGITVGADLSDTPSKHLDFGNINLAARINISEWRSNPKSRQYVSYLKGSKGRKATDYFRDFIGCQEGVDGPGETRTLLKAFSDFVTAEDLHEDSAREKTQALVSYSMAQAKIGEPITLDELSELIDEDQPKMFADFIRGKDYGLSATIPADKKTLNKFRRFTGRIDGLSISFEQHLLGSKIEFDEAGGTLTLRSLPTQLTDQLKRAVACVIDDRIEAHNS
- a CDS encoding LuxR C-terminal-related transcriptional regulator translates to MESTIVDGAWKGHLGRGLAPRELQFVLSVAQGLTAKEIARAFDIAPGTVVKRLACAMYKLGVHRQGAMVAEAMRRQIISPLCLLLAGLIALHAATDSEMSRRDRRPSERRFAEMRLVRRADALELTV
- a CDS encoding phosphohydrolase, encoding MPENKSKTMCIYHGNCADGFGAAWVVRKALGANVEFVPGVYGQEPPDVTGKDVVLVDFSYKYDVLAELAWRAKSIIVLDHHKSAAEDLGRFEPFHAGIEEDTRRDDGTPLLGWKTAHDMANSQNGPSIACCFDMNRSGAMLAWDHYFPGQEPPQLLRHIEDRDLWLFKLEGTREIQANLFSYPYDFEVWDQLMAADVLTLVSDGAAIERKHHKDLAELVGVTKRRMLIGGFDVPVASLPYTLTSDAGHLMAQGEPFAACYWDTPTGRVFSLRSTDEGMDVSEIANQYGGGGHRNASGFRVPFGHVLTL
- a CDS encoding helix-turn-helix domain-containing protein, with amino-acid sequence MPKENSQRASVLQHVSQNVRRLRLLAHLSQSALAELSGVSRRMLVAIEAGEKNVSLSTLDRVAEALNVAFSDLIQAPGSPDPSRINEVAWTGTKAGSKAVLLSKATATREVELWEWTLEPGEQYHSQADAEGWSEQLYVIEGCLTLLIDDQALRFSAGEFYMYASNRPHAYRNEGEGILRFVRNVVI
- a CDS encoding type I restriction endonuclease — its product is MEFEEKLAGLAAKIRQQSAAIQTEEATKNAFIMPFIQSILGYDVFNPLEVVPEFTSDIGTKKGEKVDYAILKDGAIQILIESKKIGEPLNINHAGQLFRYFHVTSARISILTNGQVYKFFTDLDAPNKMDEKPFLELDLLNIDEHAIPELQKLTKSAFDVDSIISAAGELKYVGQIKRILAAQFNEPDDDFVRLFASRIYDGVITQKVREQFGHLTRKATVQFLGDQINERLKSAISGNTQPVFSSQPVTPSLTPEVELPADEEKDLIVTTEEETEGYNIVKAIVRTEVDAKRIVARDTQSYFGILLDDNNRKPIARLHFNRAQKYLGLFDADKKETRHPIETLDDIFLHTDALKSTAKLYG
- a CDS encoding DNA cytosine methyltransferase is translated as MTTAIDLFAGLGGWSTGARNAGVDVLWAANHWPVAVEWHSANHPETQHVCQDLHQAQWEKVPPHDLLLASPCCQGHSKARGKKSGNPQHDSSRSTAWAVVSALEFHRPEAGLVENVEEFTDWALYPAWVAAVQALGYQVAPHVVDCADLGVPQHRVRLFLVLTRSKAPLMLELHRRQHVPAASFLNFDAGRWSPIEKPGRAQATLDRVRNGRQSFGERFIMPYYGKGSGLTGRDINRPIGTITTLDRWALVDGDRMRMLSAGEALAAQSFPADTLRPDNHRLTMHMAGNAVPPLAGQRIIEALKAAS
- a CDS encoding transcriptional regulator; its protein translation is MTPAQAAREAARIVGSQTDLAKRLTVSAPTVSQWCSGDRPIPPPRALQIEALTKGQVKRGDLCPSFPWSEMVA
- a CDS encoding DUF4224 domain-containing protein produces the protein METEILSEEELADLTGYKHRGYQRQWLKARNWVFIESRGGRPLVGRMFARMKLGIISPTLAAQPPPPAPTWTPDFSRVS